In Desulfobacter hydrogenophilus, the genomic stretch AGAGTGTACCAAGATCTGGATTTTATTTAACACATTGAAAATATTATGTTTTATGATTTATTCGAATATTAAAACTGTTGCATCGGTGTCGCAGAATGAAACACCGATGCAAATTGCACCCAAAAAGTGTGTAATTGACTTTAGATGAATGGGCTTTCCTTCATTACCGGGGGATTGACCTGATACTCGATGATCAAGTTTTTGTTAATTTGCCCAACTTCAGCGTTGGAAAAAATTTTAATCCTCAAAATATGTTGTATATTCATCCGGTTAAAAATTGTTTCCGCCTTGAATTTGAACAAATTCCCTAAAAACTTGATGATCGAGTGATAATTTTATTAACCCCCAACGTTGGTCCGAACCAACGTTGGCGTAATCATTGAATTTTGAATCGTTTCATAATCCGATAAAGCGTAGAGCGATTGATACCCAGAATTTTGGAGGCCTCGGTTTTATTACCTCCAGTGGATTCCAGCACTTCCTCAATGTGCGTTCTGTTCATCTGATCCAATGAATTGATATTCCTGCGAGGGGATCTTGAGACAGAGTGTCTGAAAATGCTGGGAAGGCTTTCTACTGTTAACGCGGGGCTTTCTTCGAATAAAGTAGCTCTTTCGATAATGTTTTCTAACTCTCTCACATTTCCGGGCCAATTGTATTTTTCCATCAATTTTAACGCATCGTAGGATATTTGATCAATCTGCTTGTTGTTCTGGGCAGCATAACGTCTCAAGAAATAAAAGGCCAACAGCGCAACATCATCAATGCGTTCACGCAATGGCGGTAAACTGATGGTGACGACATTAAGTCTATAGTACAAATCTTCTCTGAAGCGACCTTTTTTAACCATATCCTCAAGATTTCTATTAGTGGCAGCGATAATTCGAACCTGAACGATCTTCCGTTTAAATGATCCTACCGGTCGGATTTCTCCACTCTCAATGGCTCTTAGAAGGGCTTGTTGAAGCCCTTTGCCAATATCCCCGATTTCATCAAGGAACAAGGTGCCTCCGTCGGCAGCCTCAAAAAAACCCTGCTTATCCGATATCGCTCCGGTATATGCGCCTTTAACATGTCCGAATAATTCACTGTTCATCAAATTTTCATTGATTGCGGCACAATTCACCGGAATGTAGGGTTTTGCTGCCCTGTCTCCATTATAATGTATGGCCTTTGCCACCAGTTCTTTTCCGGTACCGGTTTCGCCACGAATCAGTACTGTGCTTTTGGAATCTTTTACATGGTGGATAGTTTTAAAAACCTCCATCATTGAGGGGCTGTTCCCTATGATATTATCAAAAGAATATTCCTGTTTTAACTGACGTTTTAGATGGATATTATCGATGAGCAGAGATTTCTTCTCCAACGTCTTTTTGACTACAACTTTAAGTTCTTCCATATCAAAGGGTTTCAGAATATAATCTTCAGCCCCCTCTTTCATGGCAGACACTGCCGTATCTACTGTGCCATATGCCGTGATCATGATAAACATGATATCGGCATCGTATTTTTTTGCTGCTTTTAAAACCTGCTTACCGTCAATGCCAGGCAGTTTGAAATCTGAAATCACCAGATCAAATGAATGCTGCTTGATTTGTTTCAGGGCTTGTTCTCCGGACTTTGTGGAATATACATCGTACCCCATTTTTTTAATGACATGTACCAAGCCTCTGTTTAAAGTCACATCATCTTCCACGATTAATATTGTAAACGGAACCACACTCATATCTTTCTAATCCCCAGTTGGAAGTTCAAGGGTGAAATTTGTCCCAGGTTTGCTCGCATCGTCCTGGGTTGAACTGACCACCTTTAAATCACCGCCCAGTTTCCTTGCCATTTCATAACTGATAAAAAGTCCCAAGCCCGTTCCCTCCCCGGGCTTTTTGGTTGAATAAAACGGATTAAATATATTTGACATATCCTCCTGGCAGATACCGATACCGGAATCGGCCACCTCAATTTTTACCAGTTTCAAGACTGGAATATAGCGGGTGCTCAATGTAAGAACACCGCCATCAGGCATGGCCTCGATGGCGTTTGCCACAAGATTCGTAATAATGGATTGCAGGGTGCTGGGATCTGCCAGAACATCCGGTATATCAGGCATTAAAGTCATTTCAACATGAATATTTTTTGCGTCACAGTGAGGAATAGTGATTTCCATCAATTTGGTCAGAAGATCATTGCAATTGACTGTTTGCAGGTCACTTTGTGTGTGTCTTGAGAAATACAAAAGATTTTTTATGACACTGCTGCCATGCTTAATTTCATCAATTACAGTTAATAAATGCTGAGATATGCTCTCCTTGTCAAAAGGTTGCTCTTCCATCTCTTCAAGGGCAATTTGCGTATAAAGCAACGCATTTGCCAAAGGCGTGTTCAATTCATGGGCAAGGCCGGAGGTTAGAAGGCCCATAGATGCCAATTTTTCTTTCTGAATCGCCTGAAATTCCATTTGCTTTTCCCGTTGATATTTTTCCTTGACCATATTTGCAATGGACGTTGATATAAAAAAAGCCAAAACTAAAACAAGCCCACCGGTTATGAGGGCATAAGAAAATGCTTTTTTCTCCAGCGTCTTGATACGATTCAGTATCTCTACCATGTCCTGATCTGCCATTACGATCCAGCCAAACGGATCGACATTCTGTCTGGCCTGCAGAACAGATTTACCCCGATAGTCAATGGCCTGATATGCAGGCAAATTACCTTCGGGCAATTGTTTTTTCATTGAAATCTTGGTTTCAAGGATTTTGGCGCCAAATCGGGATGTGGATAAAAACAATCCTTCTTGGTTAACCAAATAGACTTCGCCGGTATCCTCCATATTATTTTCTTTGAGCAACTTACTTATTGCGCTGAAATCGACCAGGCAATGTAAAAAATACCCACCTTGTGTGACTGTCCCCGATGATAGGGGTTTTGACAGCATCAATACAGGGATATCATCATTGTCTTTAGTCACGCTGAATATCTTGGACATTTTGATTCCCTGCCAGGATCGTGTGTCGCATGCGCCCATCTCCAAAATTTTGGAATCAATCCTTTCTTTTCCCGTACTGAATAAGAGGTGCCCAGCTTGAGTCATAATAAAAAAATCAATATAGGGTCTATGCTGATCCTTGGCTATTTGATCAATATGGTTGCTGAAATTTGTTTGTGAAATTTTCCAGATACTGCTGATCAAATGAATATCATTCACCCGCTCCATCATGAACAGTTTAATGGCTTCAACGTTTCTTTTGGCCTGATTGGTTAAATAGGACGCCGCCTTCTCTTCAATCATCTGCTTACCTTTGGAAAACCCATTAAACCCAAAAGACAGCAGCGGTACCAATGCAATTAACATAAATACAGAAATCAAAAGCAAACGAAATTTCTGAAAATACGACGCTGTAAATTTTGTATCGATCGTTTTACCACCATTGATTTGTAATATTAAATTTTTAATCAACCATGTTTTCATTTTTTGCAAATTTTGAGTAAATGATGAAAAATTTCTGGATCTCATGTTGTTCTTTACCATCGTTATCTTTTGCAAATATTTCATGTTTCGTTGTGTTCGATAGGACATGGGTCTTATTTAGAATAATTATCACAAACAATATGGCATTGCCATGTATCACATAATCTTTGTACCGAATTATAGATTTAAGATATTAGGACCGCAGATGAAATAACGTAGACGAAATTTTGTCGGGCTTTGGCTCATATACAAAGCGCGGCAGAGGTGCAGAAAAATTTGTAACCGAAATTACAATTGACAATCAGGATTTTAAATTCTTCTGCAACGTTGCAGATGGGTGGCTTTGGGTTCAAACACTAGTCGCTGGTACGAAGTTTTTCCCAGTACTTCTGATAAATTTCAATGGCCTGTCCCACGTCATTCTGGAATTCTCCTTGTTGGATGACCTTAGAGTCAGGAAAGATGGTCCGGCTGCTGCCGATGTCTGGAGCCAGCAGAGCAATGGCCGGTTCCACCGGGGTGGGGTACCCGTATTCTTCAACACAGGCCTTGGCCACTTCGGGGTTCATCATGAAGTTGATAAATGCATGGGCGCCTTTGGGGTTTCTTGCCCCTTTGGGAATAACAAAGCTGTCCACCCAGAAGCTTGCGCCTTCCTTGGGATACACATACTGGATTGCCGGATTTTCTTCCCGGGCCATCCAGGCTTCACCATTCCAGATCATGCCGATGCTGACCTCGCCTGCCAGAAAGGGCAATCTAGGAGAGTCGGAGTTGAAGAGCAGCACATTGGGCATCAACTCCTTAAGCAGCAGGTAGGCTTGTTCAATTTCCTTGGGATCCGTGGTGTTGCCGGAAAATCCCTTAATTCGCAGCGCCATGTGAAACACTTCCCTCAAATCGTCCTGGAGCAGCAGTTTACCTTTAAATTCGGGTTTCCACAGATCCTTCCATGATGTGATCTGTTCTTTGGGAATTTCGTCGGTGTTTACGGCAATGCCGGTGGACCCCCACATGTAGGGAATGGAGTAGTTGTTATCCGGGTCATAATCCTTGTTTAAAAGTTCGGGATCAAGGTTCTTCATATTGGGTAAAAGGGTATGGTCCAGTTTCATGAGCATGCCTTCCCTGCCCATCTTTGAAACAAAATAGGTTGAGGGAACAGTCACGTCATACCCGTCTTTTTTGATCAGCTTGAGTTTGGCATACATGGTCTCATTGCTGTCATAGGTGGCGTAAACCACTTCAATGCCGGTTTTTTTGGTGAATTGCGCAATTACTGATTCAGGCAGATATTCTGTCCAGTTGTAAACATAAATTTTTTCTGCGGCCTGGGTCTGGATTGCGGCAAGCAGCACGACAGTAAGAATAATAAGAGGTTTAAATAAGAGTTTCATGCGATTTTTTCTCCTTCAACATTAATTGACTGACAATAACCAATGCAAGGGAGAGCAGGACCAGAAGGGCGGCAAGCGCATTTACTTCGGGTTTGACTCCCACTTTAACCATTGAAAATATTTTCAACGGCAATACATCGTAACTTGGGCCTGTAACAAATGAACTGATGATGACATCATCAAGGGACAGGGTAAAGGCCAAAAGCCAGCTTGAGATAAGTGCCGGCCGCATCATGGGCAGAATCACCCGGGCGAGAATGTTTTTTTCCGATGCCCCAAGATCCCTGGCGGCATCAAGAAGATTGGGGTCAAAATCCTGCAGTCTTCCCGTGATGGTCATGATGGTAAAGGGCAGGCAGAAGGTGATGTGGGAAAACAGCAGGGACCAGAAACCCAACCCGATACCCAGGGCGATGAAAAGGACAAGAAAAGCAATGGCCAGGATAATGTCCGGTGCCATCATCAGGGTCATGCTTGTGCCCTGGATGATTTTTCGTCCGAAAAACCGGTAACGGTTCAGTCCGATGGCGGCCAAGGCGCCGATCATTGTGGCCAGAGTGGCCGCGCATACGGCAATGACCACGGAATGACGGGCCGCTTCCATCAGGGAATGGTTTTCCAGCATGGCCGTGAACCATTTAAAGGTAAATCCGTCCCATTTCATGCCGTATTTATTCAGATTGAACGCATTGACGATCAGTACGCTGATGGGCAGATAGAGATAGAAAAATATGCCTGCAAAGTAAAACAGCCTTAACATGTTCATCCGTTTATTCCCTTCCCCGGTTGAAACGGCGTAACAGCAGTCCGTATCCGATCAGCATCACCGCCATAAAAAGAATCAGTACAATGCTGGTTGCCGAGCCCAGGGGCCAGTTCCTCGCGTTGAGAAATTGCTGCTGGATAAGGTTTCCCACAAGTAGTTGGCGTGCACCGCCTAAAAGGGAGGCCACATAGAAAAGCCCCATGGTGGGGACAAATACCATGATACAGCCTGCCATAATACCGGGCAGGGTAAGGGGAAAAATAATTTTTGTAAATGTACTGAACGCACCTGCACCCAGATCCCGTGCGGCTTCGATCAGCTGGAAGTTCAGTTTTTCAACGGTCGCATACAACGGCAGTACCATAAAGGGCAGCATCAGATAAAAAAGCCCTGCCAACACCGCATAATCCGTGTACATGATTTTCAAAGGGGTGTGGATGAATCCTATGCTTAAAAGGGCTTTATTTAGTACGCCATGGGTGCCCAGCACCATGCGCATGGCATAGGTCCTGACAAGGGAATTGGTCCAGAAGGGAATCATCAGAAGTATAAGGGCAGACGTGCGCCATTTCGGCGGCATCCTGGCCGTGTACCAGGCAAAGGGATATCCTAAGCCCAGGCACAACAGCGTCGTTGTCAAGGCTAATTTTACAGAACGGGTGAATATAATGATATAGCCCGGTTCAATAAACAGCTGTGAATATGCTTTCAAAGTGAAAGAAAATTTGACCAGGTCTGCCGGATCCATGGTCAGGAAACTTGTAATGACAAGCAGCAGCAGCGGAATGACACCAAACAGGATAAACCATCCTGAGATCAGCAGGATGATGCAGAGCCGGGTGTTGTCAGGAATCTTCATCTGGCAGAACAACCTCCCAACCCTTAACCCAGGTAATATATACCCGCTGGCCCACACTGTAGTCAAAGTCCGGGTCATCCTCATCAAAAAATTCGCAGGTTGTCAACAATAGACCGTCATCAAGACGGACCAGAGTATCAAGGGTGGATCCCCGGTAACTGCGCTCAACAATGCTGCCGGTAAAGGTTTTTATATCCTTTGGGGGTTGCTCATAAAGCCTTAGATCTTCTGGCCGAAGCAGCAGCACCACCTTGTCGCCTGGCTGGAATGACCGCTGGGTATGGGCCGTAATCTGTCGGCCAAAGATGGTGACGTCCACTTGATCGGCATCAAGCGTTTTACTGATTATCCCCGGAAAAAAATTGATATCGCCGATGAATCGGGCAACATAAAGATTCTCCGGTTCCTCGTAAACCTGGCGGGGGGTGCCAAGCTGGGCAATTCTGCCCTCCTGCATCACCAGGATTCTGTCCGACATGGACAAGGCCTCTTCCTGGTCATGGGTGACAAAGATAAAGGAGATGCCGATTTCCCGCTGCAGTTTTTTCAGTTCCATCTGCATTTCCCGGCGCAGCCGTGCATCCAGAGCAGAAAGCGGTTCGTCCAGCAGAAGAATTCTGGGGCGGTTGACAATGGCACGGGCCATGGCCACTCGCTGCTGCTGGCCGCCGGAGAGTTGATGGGGATACCGTTCCGCAAATGCTTTCATCTTTACCTGCTCAAGGGCTTGCATCACCCGTGTCTGAAGTTCCCGGCCTTTGATTTTTTTAATTTTTAAGCCAAAGGCAACATTATTGAACACAGTGAGATGGGGAAACAGAGCATAGCTTTGGAATACGGTGTTAACCTTGCGTTTTTCAGCCGGCAGGGAAAGCAAATTTTTTCCGTCAAGACGGATGGTGCCGGTGTCAGGCTTCTCAAAACCGGCAATGATACGTAAAAGCGTTGTTTTACCGCATCCGGACGGCCCAAGAAGCGTAATAAACTCGCTTGTTTTTACGTCGAGGTCAAAATCCTGAAGAATAGGCTGACCGGAAAAAGACTTTCCTAATCCGCCAATGGAAAGAACCGATCCCACCAGCATCTCCTTTGCCTGTGTTGGTGTAAAATGTGTATAAGTTACAGCGGCATAGCTGGCTTCTACCTTAAAAAACAGATTTCAGAATATATTATTTTTCATCCTTTTGTCAATTTCAAAGACGTAAGGAGCTATGGTCAATTGCATCTAAAGATATCAACATTTTATTTATTTAAAATTTTTACCCGACGTGGAATTCTCAGGACTTCTGCAAAGATGGGGTTCCGTCATATAACCGCCTGAAACTTAAACGTTGAAGTTCAGAAAATCATGAGATACTATGATAGATATTAAAAGAAATTAAGGGTGAGGGCAAAATCGTCGATTCTGTTTATTTTGTTTATTAATTATAAAATCAATAATGAATTCAAGATTGATATGTTTTGGTTAGCGCTGGGATTGACGCCTGTCGTCATATGGCGTCTAAGTACCCCGCAATTATCTGAATTCAGCGGCTTGGGTCTGGCGTTTAAGGTGTGGTTGGACGAAACAAAATCAACCAGTAGTATTGTTGTTCAACTTGTTTCATCAAACAAGGAGGCTAATTCATATGAATCGCTTAAAATCCAAATTGGAAAATGCGTTAGGCAAATCAATCGACAAAATATGTCCCAATAAATTCCATACCGTTTCGGCAAATCACTGTGCCCATTTTGTCAGCCATATGACAGGTCTTACGTTTTCATTTAATTGCAAGGAATTTAAAGGGGGAAACAGTGAACCCGGCAATATCAGGGTGCATGAGATTTTTGCCCAATGCCCAAAGGTTGGAAAATTTGAAGACAGGCCGTCCGACCGGCCGATCCTGGTTTTCGTTACCCGAAAAGATGTTGTTGATCTTGGGCGTAAACGTATGGCAAACATCCCCCAAAAACACATCGGTGTATTGTTTGACGGTTCTGTCTATCATTATTCAAATACCAATAATCAGGTCGTCAAATGGCTTCCTGATGAATTTTTTGATACTTTTCAGCGTATATACGAAGGCGATCAGGGACTTTTTTACGGCACAATCCCCAATTCCGATCTACAGCTACGCATTGATTCCAATGCAGAGACGGTGAGAACCGGGCTTGCCTTTTCCCTTGACAGGCGGGAAGGGAACAAATGGTATGCCCGGGCTGTTAACGCAGAAAATGACCAGGAATTTTATGTCGGCCGTGAAGTGAAAAATCAGGCCAGTCAATATTATGGCATTTTCCGGCGGGCAAGCGAGTATGACGGGCCACAATTTGATCCGGATCATTATGTGGCGCAAATTGATCATTGGGCCTATTTACTTGAACTAACGGGATATTGTGAAAGTAAAAATTATTTCAACGTGTTCAACACCTATGACCGGGCCAAATTTACCTACGGATTTTATCAGTTTGCAGCCCACACGCCTGAAGATAATTTGATTCTGTTATTCCGCCGTTTGGTTAACCTTCCCAAAGCACAAGACTATTTTCCCGAAATAAAAATGCTGGACGGACGGTTGACCCGTGTCAATGAAAACGGCGGCACAACCGATCTTGAAACAGTTATGGAAACAGGGCCGAGGGGACAAAAGCAGCTGCAGCTGTTCATGAATTATTTGAATCCCTTCCGAAAAACAATTAACGAGCAGGAAGTCCTTCAGGTTGCACGACTGATTCACTGGACCGCAAATGACCTGGACATCGGCAGACTTCAGGTGGAAACTGCCGCTGAGATTCTTCAGAAGAAAATGAGCCGAAGATACGATCGCTGGTATGACCTGGACGGCCGGTCCGATTTGGTCTGCGCGGTAATCGCCGATATTCACCATCAGGGTAGAGCCGCCAAAAAACGGGTAAAAGCGGCCTTGGCGTCTGCCGATCCTGTGGATGCGTTAGTTCATATCAGTCCTAAATATGCCGGACGAATTGCAGATTTGAAAAAGATCAGCCAACGCCTGATTGATGAAAGAAAGCTGGGACAAAAAGTATATGACAGCGCCGGAAATGAGTTTGTAGATAGTTAAAAGAGAGCCCCCATAGTTATTGAAATTTACACAGGAATACCTGAATTTATTAATTAAAGGATTTCGCTCTACAGCGACAACTTGTCTTTGTTCACACAAAAAGGGATGAAAAATCAACATATTATAGCTGATTTAGAGCTATAAAATGCTCCAATGATAGAGGTGATTTCAGACGTGTCGCTGTAGAGTTAGAAAACATCTAAATTTTATGAAGAAGGTCCTCACCAGCCAGACCGTAAGTCATTCAGCTTTATCAAAGAGCTGATCATACCCTAATCCGAATATCTCGCAAAATGGCGGTATAGTCTCGAATCTGTCTGATTCCCATAAAATAAGGCCTCGTATAGAATGCCGTGGATCGGTGAGATCATTTGAGCAGTACTGCACTTATTCCATCCGGAACCTGGGATTACCACCTTTAACTCTCATCCTGAACAGCCGCAATAACCGCAGGAGTCCAACCTTCCCGTAGAGCACGTTCCAAACCGGAATAGGGATATCCTTTAAAAATTTTCATTGCCAAATCTCTATACTCAGTCTGGGAAGCCAGCAGCGTTTTCCATTTTCCAAAACAGACTTGCCGGGCAGTGAGAATCGCACCTACCAGTTTCGCCCTCTCCATATCATCCTCGACGTAGGGTTGCAGGATTTCTGCGATCATTTCACGTGATCTAAAAAAATTCATAGCTGACTCAAGTTGGGCGTTAGGAAATGAAGAGGCAAATGTAGTTGCACCAAGCAATTGAGTATTTGAAAAAATCGCGTTACCAAAAAAACTGTTCAGTAATTTTGCTCTTGAAAAATTCGTATTAGAAAAATCTGCTCTTTCACAGTCACATACTCGAAACATAGCCCATCCGAAAACGGCATTAAGGAATCGGCTCCCCGAAAACCGGCACTGAGTGAATATTGAACGATCAGCTTTGACATTATCCAAAACAGCACCCTCTAAATTTGTCAGCTCAAAATTTGTACCTCTGAGATCAGCACCATTTAAATTCGCACCACTCAAATCGACTTGGATTAAGTGACTCCTGGACAAGTCTGCACCGTCAAGTTTAGCGTTGCGAAGCGATACATTTTCAATGAGAATGCCTGATATGTCTGTACCGGTCAAATCCTCACCGTATGATCTGTTTTTTTTGAGCCTTTGAAGCCGACTTATCATATCCGAATTTTTCACAATCATCTCCTTGAATATTAGAGCACCGCAGGATCGTGTTTTATGAGGCCCTGTGAGCATCAGTCCCAGGTTATGATGCCGGGACCAGATTCCTGTTCACTTAATTGATCATGCAACTGCCCACCAAACAAGACAATCCAATCGTCCAAGTTTTCATTGTGTCTTTGGGCGACAGCCTCCAGGTCCTCCCTGAATTTTCCTCCCACATTCGAGACGACATAGGTTCCACCGATATCGGTCCTCAATGTGTATGCATATTGCGATAACCAAGCAGCCCAAAAAGCTTTTTCATACTGACTTGCGCTAGGCGGTTCGCCAAGTTCATTTAAAGGCTTTCCGTCAATCGTACATCGGTCTTCCACAACGACTTCTGGATCCCAATCAAACTCGACATTCTCACCTCGATCAAGTGCCAGATCAGCAACTCTTTGGGCTTGAAGGACTAAATTTGATGCCTCTGTTTTTTCAGACATCAACACGCGTTCAACACCAAGGTACCAACCAAAAGGATCGACCGCAGCAGGACCTGTCTCTCCTCTTCCCGTCACACCAGCTGGAGTCGTACCGCCACCGGAACCCGGTTGTGCAGCCCCCGTACCGGAAGAGGTGCCCCCGACTTCCCTGAGCAGTCTACCCGGTAATCTGGCAACATATTTGGTTAAATCTTTGGCTGCATCTGTAATTGCACCCGTTCCGGCGGCGCCGAGTGTCTCGGCCATTAGTTTGCCGCTTGATTTGAACCATGCGCCAAGAGCACTGCCCACGGCTCCTCCCGCAACACCACCGAGGGCTCCGAAAAGAACACCTAATATGATTTCTCTTGCGAGTTTTGCACGAGCGGTCCGGTCATCAAGGATGGATTTATGGGCTTCATATCCGTTTTTGTAATTCTGAGAAGCCTGAAGGAAGTAATCTCTGCCTGCAGAGTAGCGTGCAAGAATCAATGAATTGGCTGTGGAGCATTTGTCTTTGAACCCCCTTGGATCATTAACGATGTTGAGTTCAATATCATGACTAAACGCATTGTCTCTACCGGGAATGTATGCGTCTATGCTTGCAAATGAATTTCCGGCAGTCAACGCAGTAATAGTCACTTCCACTCTATTGGGTTCAACCCAAGTAGGTTCTCCAATATCGATACGGGCAGCACCCGATCCACCGGCAATATCAACAGCAAATGACATGCGTGAAAATTCGATACCCGCTGTTTGCGCATTATCAATATCTCCAAAAACTCCTGTCATCGTAATGGTATCCCCAACAAAAAGATTTGCATAACTTTGAGATCCAAAAGACGTACCTAACCCCACACCTTGCCCCCCACGGTCACCGCGAGACATTGATTCGATCCCCCAATCTACTAACGGGATCATTGTTGCAACACCGACCGGATCGGTATGGGTCGTTGTACTACTATCCTGATTCCCAACCTCTAACTCGGGAGTCATGTTTAAACTTGAAAATAACTTTTTAGCTTTCATTTTGAGGCTGGCGCGGGGTAACCCTTGAGGTGTGGCCCCCATATCTTCCACTTTCTCAGGATCAATAGATTGCCATCGCCAATTGAAGCGTGTATTGCTCGGGGCTTCTCGATGATTGGTTACGTTAACCTGAATATTGGAATCAGGATCATTGAGCAATACCAGTAAAATATCCGGATGTCTCGTAACTGTCGGGTCAAAAACCCTTTGAATCAAGCTGCGTGAAATGAAGCGTGTCGCGTGCGGTGTTATGGCTGAAGCGTCTCCCTTAAGGATTAAATCATCAGCTTTTATATGGGCGTTTGTCTTTCTATCAAGCTTATCGGTAATTCTTCCACGACCAGTTTGTTGAATGACATGTGTTAGTTCATGAGCAATCAAACGCCTCCCTGCATCGGTCCCCGGCAAATAGCCTCCATCCCGGAAAGCGATATGTTTACCGACAGTAAAAGCCCGGGCATTCAGATCCCGACTCGTTATATCGGCCACGTTATCTGTATGCACACGAACGCCTCCGAAATCTGCATGCATTCTCTGTTCAAAAAAGGTCCTGTCGGCTGTCGACATGGGCTGGCCGCCCCTTTTCATATTTGAAACGGTTTCCCCAATATCCGTAGAGGTATGGGATCTTATAGACGAGGACTCTTTTGCCTGAAGGGCCACCGTATGCTCTTCTTCCTCAGACATTATTAAGCGTTGGAGTAAGGGCGGAATACGCTTCGAGACTGGATTTCTGCGAATGGCCGAATCGTCCATTTGTAACACTTTTTCCGCCATTTGATCAGCCTCTAACTCGTATTTATCATCAGGAGCTCCCATCTCAAGGTCGGCCTGAATAAGTTTCTCCTCTTCCTTGAGAGGTTGTCTTTGGACAGTAGAAAGTTTTCGTTGTGGTGGTAAGGGATTCTCTTCTTCATCAATAGGAAGCCGGTGCTCAGGTGGACGGTGCGAAGACATTGCTACCCGTTTTAGAAAAAATGGAAGGGCTGTTTCCTGAACCTGACCTTCTAATGATTCTCTGGGTTTTATTTTCTCATGTGAAACAGAAACGCCGGGTTTTTTCTGATTTTTTTTTTGCGTATCGATTGTGATTTTCATCGTTGGTCTCTTTTATTAAATTAAGACGGTTCTTTCCTCTTGAATTGTCTCAACTCAGGAGCTAATTGTTTGCCAATTTTCCGGTATTCATCTGAAAGGGCGTAAATTACAGTTTCAAAAGAAATCCTTTCCTTCCGGCTTTTGGCCATCACCGCAGCCGTCAACACCACATTCCGGATATGGCCGCCGGAAAGCTCGCACTGCATAGCCAGTTGATTGATGTTGCCTTTGGAAAGGGT encodes the following:
- a CDS encoding sigma-54-dependent transcriptional regulator; this encodes MSVVPFTILIVEDDVTLNRGLVHVIKKMGYDVYSTKSGEQALKQIKQHSFDLVISDFKLPGIDGKQVLKAAKKYDADIMFIMITAYGTVDTAVSAMKEGAEDYILKPFDMEELKVVVKKTLEKKSLLIDNIHLKRQLKQEYSFDNIIGNSPSMMEVFKTIHHVKDSKSTVLIRGETGTGKELVAKAIHYNGDRAAKPYIPVNCAAINENLMNSELFGHVKGAYTGAISDKQGFFEAADGGTLFLDEIGDIGKGLQQALLRAIESGEIRPVGSFKRKIVQVRIIAATNRNLEDMVKKGRFREDLYYRLNVVTISLPPLRERIDDVALLAFYFLRRYAAQNNKQIDQISYDALKLMEKYNWPGNVRELENIIERATLFEESPALTVESLPSIFRHSVSRSPRRNINSLDQMNRTHIEEVLESTGGNKTEASKILGINRSTLYRIMKRFKIQ
- a CDS encoding sensor histidine kinase, with the protein product MIEEKAASYLTNQAKRNVEAIKLFMMERVNDIHLISSIWKISQTNFSNHIDQIAKDQHRPYIDFFIMTQAGHLLFSTGKERIDSKILEMGACDTRSWQGIKMSKIFSVTKDNDDIPVLMLSKPLSSGTVTQGGYFLHCLVDFSAISKLLKENNMEDTGEVYLVNQEGLFLSTSRFGAKILETKISMKKQLPEGNLPAYQAIDYRGKSVLQARQNVDPFGWIVMADQDMVEILNRIKTLEKKAFSYALITGGLVLVLAFFISTSIANMVKEKYQREKQMEFQAIQKEKLASMGLLTSGLAHELNTPLANALLYTQIALEEMEEQPFDKESISQHLLTVIDEIKHGSSVIKNLLYFSRHTQSDLQTVNCNDLLTKLMEITIPHCDAKNIHVEMTLMPDIPDVLADPSTLQSIITNLVANAIEAMPDGGVLTLSTRYIPVLKLVKIEVADSGIGICQEDMSNIFNPFYSTKKPGEGTGLGLFISYEMARKLGGDLKVVSSTQDDASKPGTNFTLELPTGD
- the potC gene encoding spermidine/putrescine ABC transporter permease PotC — its product is MNMLRLFYFAGIFFYLYLPISVLIVNAFNLNKYGMKWDGFTFKWFTAMLENHSLMEAARHSVVIAVCAATLATMIGALAAIGLNRYRFFGRKIIQGTSMTLMMAPDIILAIAFLVLFIALGIGLGFWSLLFSHITFCLPFTIMTITGRLQDFDPNLLDAARDLGASEKNILARVILPMMRPALISSWLLAFTLSLDDVIISSFVTGPSYDVLPLKIFSMVKVGVKPEVNALAALLVLLSLALVIVSQLMLKEKKSHETLI
- a CDS encoding extracellular solute-binding protein, giving the protein MKLLFKPLIILTVVLLAAIQTQAAEKIYVYNWTEYLPESVIAQFTKKTGIEVVYATYDSNETMYAKLKLIKKDGYDVTVPSTYFVSKMGREGMLMKLDHTLLPNMKNLDPELLNKDYDPDNNYSIPYMWGSTGIAVNTDEIPKEQITSWKDLWKPEFKGKLLLQDDLREVFHMALRIKGFSGNTTDPKEIEQAYLLLKELMPNVLLFNSDSPRLPFLAGEVSIGMIWNGEAWMAREENPAIQYVYPKEGASFWVDSFVIPKGARNPKGAHAFINFMMNPEVAKACVEEYGYPTPVEPAIALLAPDIGSSRTIFPDSKVIQQGEFQNDVGQAIEIYQKYWEKLRTSD
- the potB gene encoding spermidine/putrescine ABC transporter permease PotB, encoding MKIPDNTRLCIILLISGWFILFGVIPLLLLVITSFLTMDPADLVKFSFTLKAYSQLFIEPGYIIIFTRSVKLALTTTLLCLGLGYPFAWYTARMPPKWRTSALILLMIPFWTNSLVRTYAMRMVLGTHGVLNKALLSIGFIHTPLKIMYTDYAVLAGLFYLMLPFMVLPLYATVEKLNFQLIEAARDLGAGAFSTFTKIIFPLTLPGIMAGCIMVFVPTMGLFYVASLLGGARQLLVGNLIQQQFLNARNWPLGSATSIVLILFMAVMLIGYGLLLRRFNRGRE